The following are encoded in a window of Streptomyces sp. Go-475 genomic DNA:
- a CDS encoding 2-hydroxyacid dehydrogenase yields MTADVWLPIPPDEIDGLPEGPDYRFWNGAEDFPADPADCVFYVVPYMKPSPLCVRPLPRMSHVEVVQTLSAGIDHVEPGLGHLPPGVRLCNARGVHEASTAELTLALILASLRGIPDFVHAQDRGEWLGGFRPALADKNVLIVGYGSIGAAIEDRLVPFEVARVARVARSERTTARGPVHPLTELPALLPEADVVILSTPLTETTRGLAGADFLSRMKDGALLVNVARGPVVDTKALLAELENGRITAALDVTDPEPLPREHPLWRAPGVLVSPHVGGPTSAFLPRAKRLLVDQLNRYVNREPLRNVILTTGAPTG; encoded by the coding sequence ATGACTGCTGACGTGTGGCTGCCCATCCCGCCGGACGAGATCGACGGACTCCCCGAGGGGCCGGACTACCGTTTCTGGAACGGCGCGGAGGACTTCCCCGCCGACCCGGCCGACTGCGTCTTCTACGTCGTCCCCTACATGAAGCCCAGTCCGCTGTGCGTACGTCCCCTGCCGCGGATGAGCCACGTGGAGGTCGTGCAGACCCTCTCCGCCGGGATCGACCACGTCGAGCCCGGGCTGGGGCACCTGCCTCCGGGCGTGCGGCTGTGCAACGCCCGCGGGGTCCACGAGGCCAGCACCGCCGAACTCACCCTCGCGCTGATCCTGGCCTCGCTGCGCGGGATCCCCGACTTCGTGCACGCCCAGGACCGGGGGGAGTGGCTCGGCGGCTTCCGGCCCGCGCTCGCCGACAAGAACGTCCTCATCGTGGGCTACGGATCGATCGGCGCGGCCATCGAGGACCGGCTCGTGCCGTTCGAGGTGGCGCGGGTGGCGCGCGTCGCGCGCTCCGAGCGCACCACGGCGCGCGGGCCGGTGCATCCGCTCACCGAACTCCCCGCCCTGCTCCCGGAGGCGGACGTCGTCATCCTGTCCACCCCGCTCACCGAGACCACCCGTGGCCTGGCCGGAGCCGACTTCCTGTCCCGGATGAAGGACGGCGCGCTCCTGGTCAACGTCGCCCGCGGCCCCGTCGTCGACACCAAGGCGCTGCTCGCCGAACTGGAGAACGGCCGCATCACCGCCGCCCTCGACGTCACCGACCCCGAGCCCCTGCCGCGCGAACACCCCTTGTGGCGTGCGCCGGGGGTACTCGTCAGCCCGCACGTCGGCGGACCCACCTCCGCGTTCCTCCCGCGCGCCAAGCGGCTCCTGGTGGACCAGTTGAACCGTTATGTGAACCGGGAGCCGCTGCGGAACGTGATCCTTACGACGGGTGCACCAACCGGCTGA
- a CDS encoding EAL domain-containing protein, translated as MSAPPTPTLDGALRAQPSSPGALLPRTPVAGHRPGLALQLVLALVCAGYAVGSALGWGSRELALIMGDFGLSAAAATAAVSCFLYARSRRTRFRSAWLLFGLSSAMASLGNLVWGWYEVVLGLPVPSPSYADLFFLCFAPPAIVGLLVLAKRPVTKAGWVCLGLDAWLIGGSLLTLAWSLALAQAAKSEGPSVAHTALSLAYPLLDIALVSMVLALHFRRSAVNRSAVNTAIGALALTVMCDALFTSPLMHHDYRSGQLLDAGWFAGSLLLAYAPWAAPRTAETDRQGLDRHGTAGHTRVVHEHVPGQRSGPHHPPSLPGGEHSRYPAARPIAGSLAALTPYLAAAVCTLGILYNVLNGRSVDRVVLLTGGTVVLALVVRQGIMLLDNITLTQELAQKENHFRSLVQGSSDVIMIAAPSGILRYVSPAAAGVYGRPAEDLVGTELAGLIHPEDLGCVVHEVRRFLAADPVEEPTTRIECRFRSGDGGWLNVESTVNRHHGGLIFNSRDVTERVRLQAQLQHNAEHDPLTDLPNRALFTKRVQHALSGRRASDRGVALRNTAVLFIDLDGFKAVNDTIGHQAGDELLVQAARRLQDSVRQGDTASRLGGDEFAALIVGDNTRDREARQRHILELADRLRTTLSQPYVIDGNDVRVNASIGVAFAEPGLGAGELLRNADLAMYRAKGAGKGRVELYKPQMQQDVVRKAELATRLRAALHDGEFALLHQPVVSLEDGRIASVSAQARWRSSQGVLFTPAEFLRVAEDNDKTAELSRWMIEEAVEQAAERHATGLSVPVVVRMSARRLLDKSMPLGTVEALLTRHGLPSGSLVIELSDADPRVPLDELERRLGALRRVGVRIALDGFGSGCAAITALRRLPVDILKLDRGLVEGVVESARLHKITSGLLRIAGDLGLKSVAEGVDLPEQVVALRAMGCTHGQGMAFSGPLDEYRLRRALAAGHYPVPSGPAEPAFAGGGPRVYSSGVSAVIGGGTALRSHNETPVPPT; from the coding sequence GTGAGCGCGCCCCCGACCCCCACGCTGGACGGAGCGCTGCGGGCACAGCCTTCGTCCCCGGGAGCGCTGCTGCCCCGCACGCCGGTCGCCGGCCACCGGCCCGGCCTGGCCCTCCAGCTCGTCCTCGCCCTGGTCTGCGCGGGATACGCCGTCGGTTCCGCGCTCGGCTGGGGTTCGCGCGAACTGGCCCTGATCATGGGCGACTTCGGGCTGAGTGCCGCGGCCGCCACCGCCGCCGTCTCGTGCTTCCTCTACGCCCGCAGCCGCCGGACCCGCTTTCGATCCGCCTGGCTGCTGTTCGGCCTCTCCTCGGCCATGGCCTCGCTGGGCAACCTGGTCTGGGGGTGGTACGAGGTGGTCCTGGGGCTGCCCGTGCCCAGCCCCAGCTACGCCGACCTGTTCTTCCTCTGCTTCGCGCCGCCCGCCATCGTCGGGCTGCTCGTGCTCGCCAAGCGGCCGGTGACCAAGGCCGGCTGGGTCTGCCTGGGGCTCGACGCCTGGCTGATCGGCGGTTCGCTGCTCACCCTGGCCTGGAGCCTCGCCCTCGCCCAGGCCGCCAAGTCCGAAGGCCCGAGCGTGGCCCACACCGCGCTGTCGCTGGCCTACCCGCTGCTCGACATCGCGCTGGTCAGCATGGTGCTCGCGCTGCACTTCCGGCGCTCCGCGGTGAACCGCTCGGCGGTCAACACCGCCATCGGCGCGCTCGCGCTGACCGTGATGTGCGACGCCCTGTTCACCTCGCCGCTGATGCACCACGACTACCGCTCCGGCCAGCTGCTCGACGCCGGCTGGTTCGCCGGCTCGCTGCTCCTGGCCTACGCCCCCTGGGCCGCGCCCCGCACCGCGGAGACCGACCGGCAGGGCCTGGACCGGCACGGCACGGCGGGGCACACGCGCGTGGTGCACGAGCACGTGCCCGGGCAGCGCAGCGGACCGCACCACCCCCCGTCCCTGCCCGGAGGCGAGCACAGCCGCTACCCGGCCGCCCGGCCCATCGCCGGCTCCCTCGCCGCCCTCACGCCGTATCTCGCGGCCGCCGTGTGCACCCTGGGGATCCTCTACAACGTCCTCAACGGCCGCAGCGTCGACCGCGTGGTCCTGCTGACCGGGGGCACGGTCGTGCTCGCGCTCGTCGTGCGCCAGGGCATCATGCTGCTCGACAACATCACCCTCACCCAGGAGCTGGCGCAGAAGGAGAACCACTTCCGCTCCCTGGTGCAGGGCTCCAGCGACGTCATCATGATCGCCGCCCCCAGCGGCATCCTGAGGTACGTCTCCCCGGCCGCCGCCGGCGTCTACGGCCGCCCGGCCGAGGACCTGGTGGGCACGGAACTGGCCGGCCTCATCCACCCGGAGGACCTGGGCTGCGTCGTCCACGAGGTGCGCAGGTTCCTCGCCGCCGACCCGGTCGAGGAGCCCACCACGCGCATCGAGTGCCGCTTCCGCTCGGGCGACGGCGGCTGGCTGAACGTCGAGTCGACCGTGAACCGCCACCACGGCGGGCTGATCTTCAACAGCCGGGACGTGACCGAACGCGTGCGGCTCCAGGCCCAGTTGCAGCACAACGCCGAGCACGACCCGCTCACGGACCTGCCCAACCGCGCCCTGTTCACCAAGCGCGTCCAGCACGCGCTGTCGGGCCGCCGTGCCTCCGACCGGGGCGTGGCCCTGCGGAACACGGCCGTGCTCTTCATCGACCTCGACGGCTTCAAGGCCGTCAACGACACCATCGGGCACCAGGCCGGAGACGAGTTGCTCGTCCAGGCCGCCCGCAGACTGCAGGACTCGGTCCGCCAGGGCGACACCGCCTCCCGGCTGGGCGGCGACGAGTTCGCCGCCCTGATCGTCGGGGACAACACCCGCGACCGCGAGGCGAGGCAGCGGCACATACTGGAACTCGCCGACCGGCTCAGGACGACGCTCTCCCAGCCGTACGTCATCGACGGCAACGATGTCCGGGTCAACGCCTCCATCGGGGTGGCCTTCGCCGAGCCCGGCCTCGGCGCGGGCGAGCTGCTGCGCAACGCCGACCTCGCGATGTACCGGGCCAAGGGTGCCGGCAAGGGCCGCGTCGAGCTGTACAAGCCGCAGATGCAGCAGGACGTCGTCCGCAAGGCGGAGCTGGCCACGCGCCTGCGCGCCGCACTGCACGACGGCGAGTTCGCCCTGCTGCACCAGCCGGTGGTGTCCCTGGAGGACGGCCGGATCGCGTCGGTGTCCGCGCAGGCGCGCTGGCGCTCCTCCCAGGGAGTGCTGTTCACCCCGGCGGAGTTCCTGCGCGTGGCCGAGGACAACGACAAGACCGCCGAGCTGAGCCGGTGGATGATCGAGGAGGCCGTCGAGCAGGCGGCGGAGCGGCACGCGACCGGGCTGTCCGTGCCGGTCGTCGTCCGGATGAGCGCGCGCCGGCTGCTGGACAAGTCCATGCCGCTCGGCACGGTCGAGGCGCTGCTCACCCGGCACGGCCTGCCGTCCGGCTCGCTGGTCATCGAGCTGTCCGACGCCGACCCGAGGGTCCCGCTGGACGAGCTGGAGCGGCGCCTCGGCGCCCTGCGGCGGGTCGGCGTACGGATCGCGCTCGACGGGTTCGGCAGCGGCTGTGCGGCGATCACGGCCCTCAGGAGGCTGCCCGTCGACATCCTCAAGCTCGACCGCGGTCTGGTCGAGGGCGTCGTCGAGTCGGCGCGCCTGCACAAGATCACCAGTGGGCTGCTGCGCATCGCCGGTGACCTCGGGCTGAAGTCCGTGGCCGAAGGGGTGGACCTGCCCGAGCAGGTCGTCGCCCTGCGCGCGATGGGCTGCACCCACGGACAGGGCATGGCGTTCTCCGGACCGCTCGACGAGTACCGGCTGCGCCGGGCGCTCGCCGCCGGTCACTATCCGGTGCCGAGCGGACCGGCCGAGCCGGCGTTCGCGGGCGGTGGCCCACGGGTGTACAGCTCGGGCGTCTCCGCCGTCATCGGAGGCGGCACGGCTCTCCGCTCACATAATGAGACTCCCGTCCCACCCACTTGA
- a CDS encoding acetolactate synthase large subunit → MTEQATGAHHPQPRPRSGGHSAPEQVTGAQSLIRSLEEVGADTVFGIPGGAILPAYDPLMDSTRVRHVLVRHEQGAGHAATGYAQATGKVGVCMATSGPGATNLVTPIADAHMDSVPLVAITGQVASKAIGTDAFQEADIVGITMPITKHNFLVTKAEDIPRIIAQAFHIASTGRPGPVLVDIAKDALQAKTTFSWPPAMDLPGYRPVTKPHAKQIREAAKLITQARRPVLYVGGGVLKARATAELKVLAELTGAPVTTTLMALGAFPDNHPQHLGMPGMHGSVAAVTGLQKADLIVALGARFDDRVTGKLDSFAPFAKIVHADIDPAEIGKNRAADVPIVGDAREVIADLIQAVQKEHSEGHQGDYSMWWNDLNRWRETYPLGYDQPDDGSLSPQQVIERIGQLAPEGTIFAAGVGQHQMWAAHFIEYDKPGTWLNSGGAGTMGYAVPAAMGAKAGAPERAVWAIDGDGCFQMTNQELTTCALNNIPIKVAVINNGALGMVRQWQTLFYNQRYSNTVLHSGPDDVNPEARGTRVPDFVKLSEAMGCYAIRCESPDDLDKVIEEANSINDRPVVVDFIVHEDAMVWPMVAAGTSNDEIMAARDVRPDFGDNEDD, encoded by the coding sequence ATGACCGAGCAGGCCACCGGGGCCCACCACCCGCAGCCCCGGCCCCGATCCGGAGGACACTCCGCCCCCGAGCAGGTGACGGGCGCGCAGTCCCTCATCCGCTCTCTCGAGGAGGTCGGCGCCGACACGGTATTCGGCATTCCCGGCGGTGCGATCCTCCCGGCCTACGACCCGCTGATGGACTCCACCAGGGTGCGCCACGTCCTGGTCCGCCACGAGCAGGGCGCCGGACACGCCGCCACCGGCTACGCGCAGGCCACCGGCAAGGTCGGCGTCTGCATGGCCACCTCCGGCCCCGGCGCCACCAATCTGGTCACCCCGATCGCCGACGCGCACATGGACTCCGTGCCGCTGGTCGCGATCACCGGCCAGGTGGCGTCCAAGGCGATCGGCACGGACGCCTTCCAGGAGGCGGACATCGTCGGCATCACCATGCCGATCACCAAGCACAACTTCCTCGTCACCAAGGCCGAGGACATCCCGCGGATCATCGCCCAGGCGTTCCACATCGCCTCCACCGGCCGCCCCGGCCCGGTTCTGGTCGACATCGCCAAGGACGCCCTCCAGGCGAAGACGACCTTCTCCTGGCCGCCGGCCATGGACCTGCCCGGCTACCGCCCGGTGACCAAGCCGCACGCCAAGCAGATCCGCGAGGCCGCCAAGCTGATCACCCAGGCCCGCCGGCCCGTGCTGTACGTCGGCGGCGGCGTGCTCAAGGCCCGGGCCACCGCCGAGCTGAAGGTCCTCGCCGAGCTGACCGGCGCGCCCGTCACCACCACCCTGATGGCGCTCGGCGCGTTCCCCGACAACCACCCGCAGCACCTGGGCATGCCCGGCATGCACGGCTCGGTCGCCGCCGTCACCGGCCTGCAGAAGGCCGACCTGATCGTCGCCCTCGGCGCCCGCTTCGACGACCGCGTCACCGGCAAGCTGGACAGCTTCGCCCCCTTCGCCAAGATCGTCCACGCGGACATCGACCCGGCCGAGATCGGCAAGAACCGCGCCGCCGACGTGCCGATCGTCGGCGACGCCCGCGAGGTCATCGCCGACCTGATCCAGGCCGTGCAGAAGGAGCACAGCGAGGGCCACCAGGGCGACTACAGCATGTGGTGGAACGACCTGAACCGCTGGCGCGAGACCTACCCGCTCGGCTACGACCAGCCCGACGACGGCTCGCTCTCCCCGCAGCAGGTCATCGAGCGCATCGGGCAGCTCGCGCCCGAGGGCACGATCTTCGCGGCGGGCGTCGGCCAGCACCAGATGTGGGCCGCCCACTTCATCGAGTACGACAAGCCGGGCACCTGGCTGAACTCCGGCGGCGCCGGAACCATGGGCTACGCCGTCCCGGCCGCCATGGGCGCCAAGGCCGGGGCGCCCGAGCGGGCCGTCTGGGCCATCGACGGCGACGGCTGCTTCCAGATGACCAACCAGGAGCTCACCACCTGCGCCCTGAACAACATCCCGATCAAGGTCGCCGTCATCAACAACGGCGCCCTCGGGATGGTCCGCCAGTGGCAGACCCTCTTCTACAACCAGCGGTACTCCAACACCGTCCTGCACTCCGGCCCGGACGACGTCAACCCCGAGGCCCGCGGCACCCGCGTCCCCGACTTCGTGAAGCTGTCGGAGGCCATGGGCTGCTACGCCATCCGCTGCGAGTCCCCGGACGACCTGGACAAGGTCATCGAAGAGGCGAACTCCATCAACGACCGTCCGGTCGTGGTCGACTTCATCGTCCACGAGGACGCGATGGTCTGGCCGATGGTCGCCGCCGGCACCTCCAACGACGAGATCATGGCCGCCCGGGACGTCCGCCCCGACTTCGGCGACAACGAAGACGACTGA
- the ilvN gene encoding acetolactate synthase small subunit, whose protein sequence is MSKHTLSVLVENTPGILARIAALFSRRGFNIDSLAVGVTEHPDISRITIVVGVEDLPLEQVTKQLNKLVNVLKIVELEPSQAVQRELVLVKVRADNETRSQIVEIVQLFRAKTVDVSPEAVTIEATGSGEKLSAMLKMLEPFGIKELVQSGTIAIGRGARSITDRSLRALDRSA, encoded by the coding sequence ATGTCCAAGCACACGCTCTCCGTCCTGGTGGAGAACACCCCCGGCATCCTCGCCCGGATCGCCGCCCTGTTCTCCCGCCGCGGCTTCAACATCGACTCGCTCGCGGTCGGCGTCACCGAGCACCCCGACATCTCCCGCATCACCATCGTCGTGGGCGTGGAGGACCTGCCGCTGGAGCAGGTCACCAAGCAGCTCAACAAGCTCGTCAACGTGCTGAAGATCGTCGAGCTGGAGCCGTCCCAGGCCGTCCAGCGCGAACTCGTCCTGGTGAAGGTGCGCGCCGACAACGAGACGCGCTCCCAGATCGTCGAGATCGTCCAGCTGTTCCGCGCCAAGACCGTCGACGTCTCCCCGGAGGCCGTCACCATCGAGGCCACCGGATCCGGCGAGAAGCTGTCCGCGATGCTGAAGATGCTGGAGCCGTTCGGCATCAAGGAACTCGTCCAGTCCGGCACGATCGCGATCGGCCGCGGTGCCCGTTCCATCACGGACCGGTCACTGCGCGCCCTCGACCGGTCCGCGTAA
- the ilvC gene encoding ketol-acid reductoisomerase produces MAELFYDADADLSIIQGRKVAVIGYGSQGHAHALSLRDSGVDVRVGLHEGSKSKAKAEEQGLRVVTPSEAAAEADVIMILVPDPIQAQVYEEHIAPNLSDGDALFFGHGLNIRYGFIKPPAGVDVCMVAPKGPGHLVRRQYEEGRGVPCIAAVEQDASGNAFALALSYAKGIGGTRAGVIKTTFTEETETDLFGEQAVLCGGTAALVKAGFETLTEAGYQPEIAYFECLHELKLIVDLMYEGGLEKMRWSISETAEWGDYVTGPRIITDATKAEMKKVLAEIQDGTFAQQWMDEYHGGLKKYNEYKKQDSEHLLETTGKELRKLMSWVDEEA; encoded by the coding sequence GTGGCCGAGCTGTTCTACGACGCCGACGCCGACCTGTCCATCATCCAGGGCCGCAAGGTCGCGGTCATCGGGTACGGCAGCCAGGGCCACGCCCACGCGCTGTCGCTCCGTGACTCGGGTGTCGACGTCCGCGTCGGTCTGCACGAGGGCTCCAAGTCCAAGGCCAAGGCCGAGGAGCAGGGCCTGCGCGTGGTGACCCCGTCCGAGGCCGCCGCCGAGGCCGACGTCATCATGATCCTCGTCCCGGACCCGATCCAGGCCCAGGTCTACGAGGAGCACATCGCCCCGAACCTGAGCGACGGCGACGCGCTGTTCTTCGGCCACGGCCTGAACATCCGCTACGGCTTCATCAAGCCCCCGGCCGGCGTGGACGTCTGCATGGTCGCCCCGAAGGGCCCGGGCCACCTGGTCCGCCGCCAGTACGAGGAGGGCCGCGGCGTTCCGTGCATCGCCGCCGTCGAGCAGGACGCCTCCGGCAACGCCTTCGCGCTGGCCCTGTCGTACGCCAAGGGCATCGGCGGCACCCGCGCCGGCGTCATCAAGACGACCTTCACCGAGGAGACCGAGACCGACCTGTTCGGTGAGCAGGCCGTCCTCTGCGGTGGCACCGCGGCCCTGGTCAAGGCGGGCTTCGAGACGCTGACCGAGGCCGGCTACCAGCCGGAGATCGCCTACTTCGAGTGCCTGCACGAGCTGAAGCTGATCGTGGACCTCATGTACGAGGGCGGCCTGGAGAAGATGCGCTGGTCGATCTCCGAGACCGCCGAGTGGGGCGACTACGTCACCGGCCCGCGCATCATCACGGACGCGACCAAGGCCGAGATGAAGAAGGTCCTCGCCGAGATCCAGGACGGCACCTTCGCGCAGCAGTGGATGGACGAGTACCACGGCGGCCTGAAGAAGTACAACGAGTACAAGAAGCAGGACTCCGAGCACCTCCTGGAGACCACCGGCAAGGAGCTGCGCAAGCTCATGAGCTGGGTCGACGAGGAGGCGTGA
- a CDS encoding aldo/keto reductase: protein MERRTIGAGALAVGAVGLGCMPMSWAYSTSRQRGEESLRAVHRALDLGSSLLDTADMYGPFTNELLVGRALKERRSDAFVSTKVGLLVGDQHIVANGRPGYVKRACDASLRRLQTDVIDLYQLHRADPEVPVEETWGAMAELVHAGKVRALGLCAVGARSSRRGGARLHDATIRQLERVQQVFPVSAVQAELSVWSPEALETLLPWCETRGVGFLAAMPLGNGFLTGRLRPGAGFEADDLRARHPRFTAEMMAANQPIVAGLRRVARRHGPGVTPAQVALAWVLAQGRHVVPVPGAKQERWVTENASAAALRLDSADLREVAELPPAQGSWD, encoded by the coding sequence GTGGAGCGCAGGACGATCGGCGCGGGCGCACTCGCGGTGGGGGCCGTCGGACTCGGGTGCATGCCGATGAGCTGGGCCTACAGCACCTCGCGGCAGCGCGGCGAGGAGTCGCTCAGGGCGGTGCACCGGGCGCTCGACCTGGGCTCGTCCCTGCTGGACACGGCCGACATGTACGGCCCCTTCACCAATGAACTGCTGGTGGGGCGGGCGTTGAAGGAGCGGCGGTCCGACGCGTTCGTGTCGACGAAGGTGGGGCTCCTCGTGGGCGACCAGCACATCGTCGCCAACGGCCGTCCCGGGTATGTGAAGCGGGCCTGCGACGCCTCGCTGCGGCGGCTGCAGACCGACGTCATCGACCTCTACCAGCTGCACCGGGCCGACCCCGAAGTGCCCGTCGAGGAGACCTGGGGCGCGATGGCGGAGCTCGTGCACGCCGGGAAGGTGCGGGCGCTGGGGCTGTGCGCGGTGGGTGCCCGGTCCTCGCGCAGGGGCGGGGCCCGGCTGCACGACGCGACGATCCGGCAGCTGGAGCGGGTGCAGCAGGTCTTCCCGGTGAGCGCGGTGCAGGCGGAGCTGTCGGTGTGGTCGCCGGAGGCGCTGGAGACGCTGCTGCCCTGGTGCGAGACCCGGGGCGTCGGCTTCCTGGCCGCGATGCCGCTGGGCAACGGGTTCCTGACCGGCAGGCTGCGGCCCGGCGCGGGTTTCGAGGCGGACGACCTGCGCGCGCGGCACCCCCGCTTCACGGCCGAGATGATGGCCGCGAACCAGCCGATCGTCGCCGGCCTGCGCCGGGTGGCGCGCCGGCACGGCCCGGGCGTCACGCCCGCCCAGGTCGCCCTCGCCTGGGTCCTCGCCCAGGGCCGGCACGTGGTCCCCGTCCCGGGCGCCAAGCAGGAGCGCTGGGTCACGGAGAACGCGTCCGCGGCGGCGCTGCGGCTGGACTCCGCGGACCTCCGGGAGGTCGCGGAGCTGCCACCGGCCCAGGGATCCTGGGACTGA